In Streptomyces ambofaciens ATCC 23877, a single genomic region encodes these proteins:
- a CDS encoding tetratricopeptide repeat protein — protein MAPQRITGAGSGPAEASGTPPGAVSPGAGGAAVSGARLTGSGGRTAAARRFAAIARRRGAGRAGCAVLLAVALTAGSVALGGVREDRDGVAAGAARGGPGPLSAAGPDASVPALQARLRAQPRDFGGWAALGLAHVEQARTDGDPSRYPRAEQALRRSLDLNPGNDQALAGHAALAAARHAFTDALAYADRALAANPYNERALCSRIDALVELGRYADAARAADTADARRPGVPVFTRYAYVRELHGEVGTARRVLEQALAAASSPADVAYVATQLGRLAWDQGDHGAALRHYARALAADDTHLPALEGRARAKAASGDRAGAVRDLEAVVARHPLPGPLVALGELYEVRGETAKAREQYALVDAWTALARAGGVDVDLDTALAAADHGDRDAALRAARAEWDRRRTVHTADALAWALHVNGRDEEALPYARRASATGYRNAVFLHHLGMIERAVGREEDARRHLSAALDLNPGFSPLGAREARAALKSPEAGR, from the coding sequence ATGGCCCCGCAGAGGATCACCGGCGCCGGCAGTGGGCCGGCCGAGGCATCCGGCACGCCACCCGGGGCGGTGAGCCCCGGAGCCGGTGGCGCCGCGGTCTCCGGTGCCCGGCTCACCGGGTCCGGGGGGCGGACGGCCGCCGCGCGGCGGTTCGCCGCGATCGCACGGCGGCGGGGGGCGGGCCGGGCCGGCTGTGCCGTGCTCCTGGCCGTGGCCCTGACCGCCGGGTCCGTGGCCCTCGGCGGCGTACGGGAGGACCGGGACGGCGTCGCGGCCGGCGCGGCGCGCGGCGGACCCGGGCCGCTGAGCGCCGCCGGCCCCGACGCGAGCGTCCCCGCCCTCCAGGCCCGGCTCCGGGCCCAGCCGCGGGACTTCGGCGGCTGGGCGGCCCTCGGGCTGGCCCACGTCGAGCAGGCCCGCACCGACGGCGACCCCTCGCGCTACCCGCGGGCCGAGCAGGCGCTGCGGCGCTCGCTCGACCTGAACCCCGGCAACGACCAGGCCCTCGCGGGACACGCCGCCCTCGCCGCCGCCCGGCACGCGTTCACGGACGCGCTGGCGTACGCCGACCGGGCCCTGGCGGCGAACCCGTACAACGAACGCGCCCTGTGCTCCCGTATCGACGCCCTCGTCGAACTCGGCCGGTACGCCGACGCGGCCCGGGCCGCCGACACCGCCGACGCCCGGCGGCCCGGTGTCCCGGTCTTCACCCGGTACGCGTACGTCCGGGAGCTGCACGGCGAGGTGGGCACCGCGCGACGCGTGCTGGAGCAGGCGCTCGCCGCCGCCTCGTCCCCCGCCGACGTGGCGTACGTCGCGACCCAGCTGGGCCGGCTCGCCTGGGACCAGGGGGACCACGGCGCCGCCCTGCGCCACTACGCGCGTGCCCTCGCCGCCGACGACACCCACCTGCCCGCTCTGGAGGGACGCGCCCGGGCGAAGGCCGCGAGCGGGGACCGGGCCGGCGCGGTCCGGGACCTGGAGGCCGTCGTCGCCCGCCACCCGCTGCCGGGCCCCCTGGTGGCGCTCGGCGAGCTGTACGAGGTGCGCGGCGAGACGGCGAAGGCCCGTGAGCAGTACGCCCTCGTCGACGCCTGGACGGCCCTCGCCCGCGCCGGCGGCGTCGACGTGGACCTGGACACCGCCCTCGCCGCCGCCGACCACGGCGACCGGGACGCGGCCCTCCGCGCCGCCCGCGCCGAGTGGGACCGCCGCCGCACCGTGCACACCGCGGACGCCCTGGCCTGGGCCCTGCACGTGAACGGGCGCGACGAGGAGGCGCTGCCGTACGCCCGCCGGGCCTCCGCGACGGGGTACCGCAACGCCGTCTTCCTCCACCACCTGGGCATGATCGAGCGGGCCGTGGGGCGGGAGGAGGACGCCCGCCGTCACCTGTCGGCGGCGCTGGACCTCAACCCCGGCTTCTCCCCGCTCGGAGCCCGCGAGGCCCGGGCCGCGCTGAAGAGCCCGGAGGCCGGCCGTTGA
- a CDS encoding sulfite exporter TauE/SafE family protein — MSPRRLPVRRAAVLVAVCALALLPAAGAGAHPLGNFTVNRYDGLVAAPGELRIDHVEDLAEIPATQAGPDVERLGTAEWARRRCAVAARDSRVTVDGRAVALVPRGGRASVRPGQAGLDTLRLECRFTAPLPESAETTVVFRAAGASAGPGWREVTARGDRTTLTESDVPATSASRELTSYPEESLSSPAGTTGAALRLRPGGPALDRERQDAPGASVLPRGADRWTRALDSLVARHDLTLGLAGLALVIAVVLGAAHALAPGHGKTLMAATAAARGGRARLGDVLPMAASVTVTHTLGVVALGLLVTAGSAAAPSVVAWLGVASGALVTLAGAGLVRRALRARGGAHAHAPSHDHDHSHSHSHSHSHSHQGDPHRHGHGPHTHTHPAAPTLRGTILLGFAGGLVPSPSAVVVLVGAAALGQAWFGLLLVVAYGVGLALTLTAAGVAVVRLGGGVSRLLRRRPRWASGPLAGAVRRATPLGSACVVMVLGAGLVFRGAASALG, encoded by the coding sequence TTGAGCCCCCGCCGCCTCCCGGTCCGCCGCGCCGCGGTCCTCGTCGCCGTCTGCGCCCTCGCCCTGCTGCCGGCGGCCGGGGCGGGCGCGCACCCGCTCGGCAACTTCACCGTCAACCGCTACGACGGTCTGGTCGCCGCCCCCGGCGAGCTGCGCATCGACCACGTGGAGGACCTCGCCGAGATCCCGGCGACCCAGGCCGGCCCGGACGTCGAACGGCTCGGCACCGCCGAGTGGGCCCGGCGGCGCTGTGCCGTCGCCGCCCGGGACAGCCGGGTCACCGTCGACGGCCGTGCGGTCGCCCTGGTCCCGCGTGGCGGCCGGGCGAGCGTGCGGCCCGGTCAGGCCGGACTCGACACCCTGCGCCTGGAGTGCCGGTTCACCGCCCCGCTGCCCGAGTCCGCCGAAACGACCGTCGTGTTCCGGGCCGCAGGTGCCTCGGCCGGCCCCGGCTGGCGGGAGGTCACCGCGCGCGGCGACCGCACGACGCTCACCGAGTCGGACGTGCCCGCGACATCGGCGTCGCGCGAACTGACGAGCTACCCGGAGGAGTCGCTGTCCTCCCCGGCCGGCACCACCGGCGCGGCCCTGCGGCTGCGGCCCGGCGGTCCCGCCCTGGACCGGGAACGGCAGGACGCGCCCGGCGCCTCCGTCCTGCCCCGGGGCGCCGACCGCTGGACCCGTGCCCTGGACTCCCTGGTCGCCCGCCACGACCTCACCCTCGGCCTCGCCGGTCTCGCCCTCGTCATCGCGGTCGTCCTGGGTGCGGCGCACGCCCTCGCACCGGGCCACGGCAAGACACTGATGGCCGCGACGGCGGCGGCCCGGGGAGGCCGGGCACGGCTGGGGGACGTCCTGCCGATGGCCGCCTCGGTGACGGTCACGCACACCCTGGGCGTGGTCGCCCTCGGCCTCCTGGTCACCGCGGGCTCGGCGGCCGCGCCCTCCGTCGTCGCCTGGCTCGGCGTCGCGAGCGGAGCGCTGGTGACCCTGGCGGGCGCCGGCCTCGTACGCCGCGCGCTCCGCGCCCGAGGGGGCGCACACGCCCACGCCCCCAGCCACGACCACGACCACAGCCACAGCCACAGCCACAGCCACAGCCACAGCCACCAAGGTGACCCGCACCGGCACGGTCACGGCCCGCACACCCACACCCACCCCGCCGCCCCCACGCTCCGCGGGACGATCCTCCTCGGATTCGCCGGCGGACTCGTGCCCAGTCCGTCCGCCGTGGTCGTGCTCGTCGGCGCGGCGGCCCTCGGCCAGGCCTGGTTCGGCCTGCTCCTCGTGGTCGCGTACGGCGTCGGGCTCGCCCTCACCCTCACCGCGGCCGGTGTCGCGGTCGTCCGCCTCGGCGGCGGGGTGAGCCGACTGCTGCGGCGGCGCCCCCGCTGGGCGTCGGGGCCGCTGGCCGGTGCGGTGCGCCGGGCCACCCCCCTGGGATCGGCGTGCGTGGTGATGGTCCTCGGGGCCGGACTGGTGTTCAGGGGGGCGGCATCAGCACTGGGCTGA
- a CDS encoding serine/threonine-protein kinase — protein MFEEPGNERVIAGRYRLLSRLGEGGMGTVWRARDEVLHREVAVKEVRAPAGPPDADVRRMYTRLEREAWAAARVAHHNVVTVYDVATDGGRPWIVMELVRGPSLADLLEAEGPLDPRRAARIGAEVLSALRAAHGAGVLHRDVKPANVLLADDGRVVLTDFGIAMVEGDSALTMTGEVIGSPEFLAPERALGRTPGPESDLWALGVLLYAAVEGTSPFRQDTPLNTLRAVVDEEPPPPTRAGALAPVVRGLLRKDPAARLPAERAERELRLVAGGGAPAGPGAPRAGTVPAGPYGPTVAARTRSSASPAPPGPGTATTAGYGPAGRDRRVRAVLVLGLVASALALALAGLTYALLNRSDGGDGAEDPGEGRGPGASAGAPGHAESGDGPGPSASGEGDGDGDGEDEGAGSTPPPQSVRVSVAGAHTEYAGPCPPPRHLAPAFTATFTVGRLPARVGYRWVTEDGAVSDRGWRTLSFPAGGERSRQDTVVVTTDDEDGRFGGAVRVEVRAPVEATSDAVAFTLTCETETETPTGGASPSSSPSASASASASGQAALLRTGR, from the coding sequence GTGTTCGAGGAACCTGGCAACGAGCGCGTGATCGCAGGCCGTTACCGTCTCCTGTCCCGCCTCGGCGAGGGTGGCATGGGCACGGTGTGGCGCGCCCGCGACGAGGTGCTGCACCGCGAGGTCGCCGTCAAGGAGGTGCGCGCGCCCGCCGGACCGCCGGACGCCGACGTGCGGCGGATGTACACCCGGCTGGAGCGCGAGGCGTGGGCCGCGGCCCGGGTCGCCCACCACAACGTGGTCACGGTGTACGACGTGGCCACCGACGGCGGCCGGCCCTGGATCGTGATGGAGCTGGTCCGCGGACCGTCCCTGGCCGACCTGCTGGAGGCCGAGGGTCCCCTGGACCCCCGGCGGGCCGCGCGGATCGGTGCCGAGGTGCTGTCCGCGCTGCGGGCCGCGCACGGCGCGGGGGTGCTGCACCGGGACGTGAAGCCGGCCAACGTGCTGCTGGCCGACGACGGCCGGGTGGTCCTCACCGACTTCGGGATCGCCATGGTCGAGGGCGACTCCGCGCTGACCATGACCGGCGAGGTCATCGGCTCGCCCGAGTTCCTCGCCCCGGAGCGGGCGCTGGGCCGCACGCCCGGTCCGGAGTCCGACCTCTGGGCCCTCGGCGTACTGCTGTACGCGGCGGTGGAGGGAACCTCGCCCTTCCGTCAGGACACCCCGCTGAACACCCTGCGGGCCGTCGTCGACGAGGAACCGCCGCCGCCTACCCGGGCCGGAGCGCTCGCGCCCGTCGTCCGGGGCCTGCTGCGCAAGGACCCGGCCGCACGGCTGCCGGCCGAGCGGGCCGAGCGGGAGCTGCGGCTCGTGGCCGGCGGGGGCGCACCCGCCGGGCCGGGCGCCCCGCGCGCCGGCACGGTGCCGGCCGGCCCGTACGGCCCGACGGTCGCGGCCCGTACCCGGTCGTCGGCCTCTCCGGCTCCGCCGGGGCCCGGGACCGCCACGACGGCCGGGTACGGGCCCGCGGGCCGGGACCGGCGCGTGCGGGCCGTGCTGGTCCTGGGGCTGGTCGCCTCGGCGCTGGCGCTGGCGCTGGCAGGACTGACGTACGCCCTGCTGAACCGCTCGGACGGCGGCGACGGCGCGGAGGATCCGGGCGAAGGCCGGGGACCGGGCGCGAGTGCGGGGGCGCCGGGCCATGCCGAGAGCGGTGACGGGCCCGGCCCGTCGGCCTCGGGCGAGGGCGACGGCGACGGCGACGGCGAGGACGAGGGCGCGGGGAGCACTCCCCCGCCGCAGTCGGTGCGGGTGTCCGTCGCGGGTGCGCACACCGAGTACGCGGGGCCCTGTCCCCCGCCGCGCCACCTGGCACCCGCCTTCACGGCGACGTTCACGGTGGGGCGGCTGCCGGCCCGGGTGGGCTACCGCTGGGTGACGGAGGACGGGGCGGTCTCCGACCGGGGGTGGCGGACGCTGTCCTTCCCCGCGGGCGGTGAGCGATCGCGGCAGGACACGGTCGTCGTCACGACGGATGACGAGGACGGGAGGTTCGGGGGTGCCGTCCGCGTGGAGGTGCGGGCACCGGTGGAGGCCACCTCGGACGCGGTGGCGTTCACCTTGACCTGCGAGACGGAGACGGAGACCCCGACGGGCGGGGCCTCCCCCTCCTCTTCTCCTTCTGCTTCCGCTTCCGCTTCCGCTTCCGGTCAGGCGGCGCTGTTGAGGACCGGCAGGTAG
- a CDS encoding SGNH/GDSL hydrolase family protein — translation MRRSRLVGFLTSVLLAAGAALTGAATAQAAQPAVSGGYVALGDSYSSGVGAGSYIASSGDCKRSTKAHPYLWAAANSPSTFDFTACSGARTGDVLAGQLGPLSSATGLVSISVGGNDAGFADVMMTCVLQSDSSCLSRIATAKAYVDSTLPANLDGVYSAISGRAPNAEVVVIGYPRFYQLGATCLGLSETKRKAINDAADHLNTAIAKRAADHGFTFGDVRPTFTGHEICSGSSWLHSVNWLNIGESYHPTAAGQSGGYLPVLNSAA, via the coding sequence ATGAGACGTTCCCGACTTGTCGGCTTCCTGACTTCCGTCCTCCTCGCCGCCGGCGCCGCCCTCACCGGGGCCGCGACCGCCCAGGCAGCCCAACCCGCAGTGTCCGGCGGCTATGTGGCGCTCGGCGACTCCTACTCCTCCGGCGTCGGAGCGGGCAGTTACATCGCCTCCAGCGGCGACTGCAAGCGCAGCACGAAGGCCCACCCCTACCTGTGGGCGGCCGCCAACTCACCCTCGACGTTCGACTTCACCGCCTGTTCCGGCGCCCGTACGGGTGATGTTCTCGCCGGTCAGCTCGGCCCGCTCAGCTCCGCCACCGGACTGGTCTCCATCAGCGTCGGCGGCAACGACGCAGGGTTCGCCGACGTGATGATGACCTGTGTGCTCCAGTCCGACAGCTCCTGCCTGTCGCGGATCGCCACCGCGAAGGCGTACGTCGACTCGACGCTGCCCGCGAACCTCGACGGCGTCTACTCGGCGATCAGCGGCAGGGCCCCGAACGCCGAGGTCGTGGTCATCGGCTACCCGCGCTTCTACCAGCTCGGCGCCACCTGCCTCGGCCTCTCCGAGACCAAGCGGAAGGCGATCAACGACGCCGCCGACCACCTCAACACCGCCATCGCCAAGCGCGCCGCCGACCACGGCTTCACCTTCGGCGACGTACGGCCGACGTTCACCGGGCACGAGATCTGCTCCGGCAGTTCCTGGCTGCACAGCGTGAACTGGCTCAACATCGGCGAGTCGTACCACCCGACCGCGGCCGGCCAGTCCGGTGGCTACCTGCCGGTCCTCAACAGCGCCGCCTGA
- a CDS encoding glycosyltransferase family 2 protein — translation MSSVLQPASTGNDPSPDPSPADKYRPVSSHLAIAPPVSVVIPAMNEAENLPYVFKTLPDWVHEVVLVDGNSTDDTVEVARELWPDVKVVEQRGKGKGDALITGFKACTGDIIVMVDADGSADGQEIVSYVSALVSGADFAKGSRFANGGGTDDMTFIRKLGNRALCAVVNRKFGARYTDLCYGYNAFWRHCLDKIDLDCTGFEVETLMNIRVVKAGLKVQEIPSHEYLRIHGVSNLRAVRDGLRVLRVILDERSNRRALRSRTHSPTLGPVGAVGPVRAVGPVVPVRRKAS, via the coding sequence ATGAGCTCAGTTCTGCAGCCGGCGTCGACGGGCAACGATCCGTCACCCGATCCGTCACCGGCCGACAAGTACCGGCCCGTCTCCTCGCACCTGGCGATAGCACCGCCGGTGAGCGTGGTGATACCCGCCATGAACGAGGCGGAGAACCTTCCCTACGTCTTCAAGACACTGCCCGACTGGGTCCACGAGGTCGTCCTCGTGGACGGCAACTCCACCGACGACACGGTGGAGGTCGCCCGGGAGCTGTGGCCGGACGTCAAGGTCGTCGAGCAGCGCGGCAAGGGCAAGGGGGACGCGCTGATCACCGGCTTCAAGGCGTGCACCGGGGACATCATCGTGATGGTCGACGCCGACGGCTCGGCCGACGGCCAGGAGATCGTGTCGTACGTCTCCGCCCTGGTCTCCGGCGCGGACTTCGCCAAGGGCTCCCGCTTCGCCAACGGCGGCGGCACCGACGACATGACCTTCATCCGCAAGCTCGGCAACCGCGCCCTGTGCGCGGTGGTCAACCGGAAGTTCGGCGCCCGCTACACCGACCTCTGCTACGGCTACAACGCCTTCTGGCGGCACTGCCTGGACAAGATCGACCTCGACTGCACCGGCTTCGAGGTGGAGACCCTGATGAACATCCGGGTCGTCAAGGCCGGCCTGAAGGTCCAGGAGATCCCCAGCCACGAGTACCTGCGCATCCACGGCGTCAGCAACCTGCGCGCCGTCCGGGACGGGTTGCGCGTGCTCAGAGTGATCCTCGACGAGCGTTCCAACCGGCGTGCCCTGCGCAGCCGTACACACTCGCCGACGCTCGGCCCGGTCGGCGCCGTCGGCCCGGTGCGGGCGGTCGGCCCGGTCGTCCCGGTCCGGAGGAAGGCGTCTTGA
- a CDS encoding glycosyltransferase family 2 protein: MSGPDASLTVSVVICVYTEDRWEDILAAVSSVRAQSRPARETLLVVDHNEALRGRLSREYAESRDVRVLANAGPRGLSAGRNTGIAASRGEVIAFLDDDAVAERDWLRHFAEGYADPRVLAVGGRTEPVWASGRRPAWFPEEFDWVVGCTYRGLPPGRVRVRNVLGGNASFRREAFEAAGGFATGIGRDGDKRPLGCEETELCIRLARARPDAVLLIDDRAVIHHRVPGAREHFGYFRTRTYAEGLSKALVARSVGADKGLESERRYATRVLPAGVVRGLRDAALARPGGAGRAGAIVAGVLTAAGGYLVGTVRARRGGVAFSVAPVEGGARG; encoded by the coding sequence TTGAGCGGTCCCGACGCCTCGCTCACGGTCTCCGTGGTGATCTGCGTCTACACCGAGGACCGCTGGGAGGACATCCTCGCGGCGGTCTCCTCGGTGCGGGCGCAGTCCCGCCCGGCCCGGGAGACGCTGCTGGTCGTCGACCACAACGAGGCGCTGCGGGGCCGGCTGTCGCGGGAGTACGCGGAGAGCCGGGACGTGCGGGTGCTCGCCAACGCGGGCCCCCGCGGTCTGTCCGCCGGCCGCAACACCGGCATCGCCGCCTCCCGCGGCGAGGTGATCGCCTTCCTCGACGACGACGCCGTGGCCGAGCGCGACTGGCTGCGGCACTTCGCCGAGGGGTACGCCGACCCGCGCGTGCTGGCCGTCGGCGGACGCACCGAGCCCGTCTGGGCGTCGGGACGCCGGCCCGCCTGGTTCCCCGAGGAGTTCGACTGGGTGGTGGGCTGCACGTACCGGGGCCTGCCGCCCGGCCGGGTCCGGGTGCGCAACGTGCTGGGCGGGAACGCCTCCTTCCGGCGCGAGGCGTTCGAGGCGGCGGGCGGCTTCGCCACCGGCATCGGGCGCGACGGCGACAAACGGCCGCTGGGCTGCGAGGAGACCGAGCTGTGCATCCGGCTCGCCCGCGCCCGCCCCGACGCCGTCCTGCTGATCGACGACCGGGCGGTCATCCACCACCGGGTGCCCGGGGCGCGGGAGCACTTCGGCTACTTCCGCACCCGTACCTATGCCGAGGGACTGTCCAAGGCGCTGGTGGCCCGCAGCGTCGGGGCGGACAAGGGGCTGGAGTCCGAACGCCGCTACGCCACCCGGGTCCTGCCGGCCGGGGTGGTGCGCGGTCTGCGGGACGCCGCGCTGGCCCGGCCGGGCGGGGCGGGACGGGCGGGCGCGATCGTCGCCGGGGTGCTCACGGCGGCGGGCGGTTACCTGGTGGGGACGGTGCGCGCGCGGCGGGGCGGGGTCGCCTTCTCCGTGGCGCCGGTGGAGGGGGGCGCGCGTGGCTGA
- a CDS encoding polysaccharide deacetylase family protein: MYHAVAAEPNDATRALSVAPRAFAEQMAAIADRGLTPIGTAELAAAWRSGRPLPRRPVLITFDDGYEGVHRHALPVLAEHGFPATLFVSTGWLRGPYDTGRALDTMLGWDQVRELAASGVEIGGHSHTHPQLDQLPEDRLRFELIHCKEIVADQLGAAPVSFAYPYGYSDRRVRRAVRETGYAQALAVGNGLARRAQGPYALRRVTVRRGTGPDEFARLIEGRAIARTFVRDRALTKGYAVLRGTRRLRGWWSRAGA, translated from the coding sequence ATGTACCACGCGGTCGCGGCGGAGCCGAACGACGCCACCCGCGCCCTGTCGGTGGCCCCGCGGGCGTTCGCCGAGCAGATGGCGGCGATCGCCGACCGGGGCCTGACACCGATCGGCACCGCGGAGCTGGCCGCCGCGTGGCGCTCCGGGCGCCCGCTGCCGAGGCGGCCCGTCCTGATCACCTTCGACGACGGCTACGAGGGCGTCCACCGGCACGCGCTGCCCGTTCTGGCCGAACACGGCTTCCCGGCCACCCTGTTCGTGTCCACCGGCTGGCTGCGGGGGCCGTACGACACCGGCAGGGCCCTGGACACCATGCTCGGCTGGGACCAGGTCCGCGAGCTGGCCGCCTCCGGTGTGGAGATCGGCGGGCACAGCCACACCCACCCGCAGCTCGACCAACTCCCGGAGGACCGGCTGCGGTTCGAGCTGATCCACTGCAAGGAGATCGTCGCCGACCAGCTGGGCGCGGCGCCCGTGTCCTTCGCCTATCCCTACGGGTACTCCGACCGCCGGGTGCGGCGGGCGGTGCGTGAGACGGGGTACGCGCAGGCGCTCGCCGTCGGCAACGGCCTGGCGCGCCGCGCCCAGGGCCCGTACGCCCTGCGGCGGGTCACCGTGCGACGGGGGACGGGGCCCGACGAGTTCGCCCGGCTGATCGAGGGCCGGGCGATCGCCCGCACCTTCGTGCGGGACCGGGCGCTCACCAAGGGGTACGCCGTGCTCCGCGGGACACGGCGGCTGCGGGGGTGGTGGTCGAGGGCCGGCGCCTGA
- a CDS encoding DUF5925 domain-containing protein yields MSVNPHDALPIRLNVDDSDSPSDVVDALFLGRFATGEQPFAHAANIDRVRPGATLLPPGARVLRLARDDDRSATLAEGDGWTLLISRWSRGADVTVTATSADLAEKVLADATDGAADEPEPQPENVTMGFWYVSPRRGPHRTTRQISAGTWDEVRANYTAPVAVALDGLMKTTPEDIAGRLLLLHGPPGTGKTSALRTLARSWRDWCQVDCVLDPERLFSDVGYLMDIAIGEEDATGKGRWRLLLLEDCDELIRGEAKHTAGQALSRLLNLTDGLLGQGRNVLVGVTTNEDLERLHPAVVRPGRCLARIEVGPLTRREAVGWLGGEEGVGREGATLAELYALRRGTSPTALPEPRTGADAGLYL; encoded by the coding sequence ATGTCCGTGAACCCGCACGACGCCCTGCCGATCAGGCTCAACGTCGACGACAGCGACTCGCCCTCCGATGTCGTCGACGCGCTGTTCCTCGGCCGTTTCGCGACGGGTGAGCAGCCCTTCGCCCACGCGGCGAACATCGACCGGGTACGGCCCGGGGCGACCCTGCTGCCGCCCGGCGCGCGGGTCCTGCGGCTCGCCCGCGACGACGACCGCAGCGCGACGCTGGCCGAGGGCGACGGCTGGACGCTGTTGATCTCGCGCTGGAGCCGGGGCGCCGACGTCACGGTCACGGCGACCAGCGCCGACCTGGCCGAGAAGGTGCTCGCCGACGCCACGGACGGTGCCGCGGACGAGCCCGAGCCGCAGCCGGAGAACGTCACGATGGGCTTCTGGTACGTCTCCCCGCGCCGCGGCCCGCACCGCACCACCCGGCAGATCTCCGCGGGCACCTGGGACGAGGTCCGGGCCAACTACACCGCCCCGGTCGCGGTGGCGTTGGACGGCCTGATGAAGACGACCCCCGAGGACATCGCGGGCCGGCTGCTGCTCCTGCACGGGCCGCCGGGCACCGGCAAGACCTCGGCGCTGCGCACCCTGGCCCGGTCCTGGCGGGACTGGTGCCAGGTGGACTGCGTGCTCGACCCGGAGCGGCTCTTCTCCGACGTCGGCTACCTGATGGACATCGCCATCGGCGAGGAGGACGCGACGGGCAAGGGCCGCTGGCGGCTGCTGCTGCTGGAGGACTGCGACGAGCTGATCCGCGGCGAGGCCAAGCACACCGCGGGACAGGCCCTCTCCCGGCTGCTGAACCTCACGGACGGGCTGCTCGGCCAGGGCCGCAACGTCCTGGTCGGCGTGACGACCAACGAGGACCTGGAACGCCTCCACCCCGCCGTCGTCCGGCCCGGCCGCTGCCTGGCCCGCATCGAGGTCGGACCGCTGACCCGCCGGGAGGCGGTCGGCTGGCTCGGCGGCGAGGAGGGTGTGGGCCGCGAGGGCGCCACGCTGGCGGAGCTGTACGCGCTGCGCCGCGGGACCTCGCCGACGGCGCTGCCGGAGCCGCGGACCGGTGCGGACGCGGGACTCTACCTGTAG
- a CDS encoding DUF72 domain-containing protein, with amino-acid sequence MTLFVGTSGWQYRDWRDVLYPPGLPVRLWLERYAADFATVEINNAFYRLPTRETFEAWRERVPADFVVAVKASRYLTHIKRLRDPAEPVDRLMTHAAGLGDRLGPVLLQLPPTLRGDAELLDACLACFPPGTRVAVEPRHESWWTPEVRGVLEARGAALCWADVRARPVAPLWRTTDWGYVRFHQGRAAAWPRYGRRSLATWVRRIQDTWPHRDVYTYFNNDPNAAAVRDAQVFARLARTSGLPVTRTP; translated from the coding sequence ATGACCCTTTTCGTCGGCACGTCGGGCTGGCAGTACCGGGACTGGCGGGACGTCCTGTACCCGCCCGGGCTGCCCGTGCGGCTGTGGCTGGAGCGGTACGCGGCCGACTTCGCGACGGTCGAGATCAACAACGCGTTCTACCGGCTGCCGACGCGGGAGACGTTCGAGGCGTGGCGCGAGCGGGTGCCGGCCGACTTCGTGGTCGCGGTGAAGGCGAGCCGGTACCTCACGCACATCAAGCGCCTGCGGGACCCGGCGGAACCGGTCGACCGGCTGATGACCCACGCGGCCGGCCTGGGTGACCGCCTCGGTCCCGTCCTGCTGCAACTGCCGCCGACGCTGCGGGGCGACGCGGAGCTGCTGGACGCCTGCCTCGCGTGCTTCCCGCCCGGCACGCGGGTCGCGGTGGAGCCCCGGCACGAGTCCTGGTGGACGCCCGAGGTGCGCGGTGTCCTGGAGGCCCGGGGCGCGGCACTGTGCTGGGCCGACGTCCGGGCCCGGCCGGTGGCGCCGCTGTGGCGCACCACCGACTGGGGCTACGTCCGCTTCCACCAGGGGCGCGCCGCCGCCTGGCCGCGCTACGGCCGCCGGTCCCTTGCGACGTGGGTCCGGCGCATCCAGGACACCTGGCCTCACAGGGACGTCTACACGTACTTCAACAACGACCCGAACGCGGCAGCCGTCCGCGACGCACAGGTCTTCGCCCGACTGGCGCGGACGTCGGGGCTCCCGGTCACGCGCACGCCCTGA
- a CDS encoding GntR family transcriptional regulator: protein MTLRIDIDDGAPPYEQVRAQISEQARSGVLPVGYRLPTVRGLAESLGLAANTVAKAYRALEGDGVIETRGRNGTFVAAAGSAAEREVASAAQEYASRARRLGVTEENAEAAVRDALRAAYGG, encoded by the coding sequence GTGACCTTGAGGATCGACATCGACGACGGTGCCCCGCCCTACGAACAGGTGCGTGCGCAGATCTCCGAACAGGCGCGGTCGGGGGTGCTGCCGGTCGGGTACCGGCTGCCGACCGTGCGCGGACTGGCCGAGTCCCTGGGCCTGGCGGCCAACACGGTCGCCAAGGCGTACCGGGCCCTGGAAGGGGACGGGGTGATCGAGACGCGCGGGCGCAACGGCACGTTCGTCGCCGCCGCGGGCTCGGCGGCGGAGCGGGAGGTGGCGTCCGCCGCGCAGGAGTACGCGTCGCGGGCACGGCGGCTCGGGGTCACGGAGGAGAACGCGGAGGCCGCCGTGCGGGACGCGCTGCGGGCGGCCTACGGCGGGTGA